A portion of the Mytilus galloprovincialis chromosome 12, xbMytGall1.hap1.1, whole genome shotgun sequence genome contains these proteins:
- the LOC143053917 gene encoding uncharacterized protein LOC143053917, giving the protein MKSLFLIVVGIAVVKSSIFERETSLKTRLNVGEWDGFQTASAIHGLASANENEMKAIINQISKEDKAAYIQEMKKELNAIGGLFSKLRRVDWSKENAMCDKVMADERELLKEFYKLMSMLPHDEQLVASATCFTGLKSINYDNPNEQEVQKEVFDKVDDCEENFFNALRNRIDGSSLNLDDADQVLNLLREIATSLSAVGETVAFSWNVFSKTVGPQYTPGHLREAVQNAARDVPCRLFFIRETDWDNEDFGGQCEMQPGTPTNPSSSSSPEGQGPVDTQSQISTRKQITQKAFLAFDRKTSNSLATKGPHDKTKGAGLNQSLRNILRRLTNEESGSPL; this is encoded by the exons ACTAGACTGAACGTTGGTGAATGGGATGGTTTCCAGACGGCATCAGCCATACATGGACTTGCATCGGCTAATGAAAACGAAATGAAGGCAATTATAAACCAGATATCTAAAGAAGATAAAGCGGCATATATACAGGAAATGAAGAAAGAATTGAACGCCATTGGAGGCCTTTTCTCTAAGTTACGACGTG TTGACTGGAGTAAAGAAAATGCAATGTGCGATAAAGTAATGGCAGATGAAAGAGAGCTCCTAAAAGAATTCTATAAACTGATGTCTATGTTACCTCACGACG aaCAACTGGTGGCATCCGCTACATGTTTTACTG GTTTAAAGTCAATAAACTATGACAATCCAAATGAGCAGGAGGTTCAAAAAGAAGTGTTCGATAAAGTTGATGATTGTGAGGAAAATTTCTTCAACGCATTACGGAATAGAATTGATGGCAGTTCTCTCA ATCTTGATGATGCTGATCAAGTTTTAAACTTATTGAGAGAAATTGCCACGTCTTTGAGTGCCGTAGGTGAGACAGTTGCATTTTCCTGGAACGTTTTCTCGAAGACAGTAGGTCCACAGTATACTCCAG GACACCTAAGGGAAGCAGTTCAAAATGCAGCACGTGACGTCCCATGCCGACTTTTCTTCATAAGGGAAACAGATTGGGACAACGAGGATTTTGGTGGACAATGCGAAATGCAACCTGGTACACCTACCAATCCAAGTTCCAGTAGCTCTCCAGAAGGTCAAGGACCAGTTGATACTCAAAGTCAAATCTCTACTAGAAAACAGATAACCCAGAAAGCATTtcttgcatttgatagaaaaacatCAAATTCTCTTGCAACAAAGGGACCACACGACAAGACTAAAGGCGCAGGATTAAACCAAAGTTTGAGAAACATCCTTCGACGTCTCACAAATGAAGAATCTGGTTCCCCCCTGTAA